TAAATCTTTGGAAGCCATTACTTATAGTCTTTCAAGAGGGGCTGTTAGCAAATACCCTTGGTTGGAGTGGGATTCAACTGAACTAGCCGGTAAACTGACAGTTCTTCCTACTAGAGAGGAGATTCCTGAGAACATCAAGGAGCAACTCATAGTAGAATTGTACTCTAAATAATCTATTCATTAATTTTTTAAGCAAGAAATAATTATGTCAATACTAGCATTTCAAATGCCTGAGAAGGTGGTGATGGAGAAGGCTGATGACTTTCACGGCTTGTTTACCTTTAAACCGCTTGAGCAGGGCTATGGTGTAACTGTGGGCAATGCGTTGAGAAGAATTCTATTGTCTTCACTAGAAGGTTATGCCATCACTGGAATTAAAATCCCTGGAGTATTGCATGAATTTTCTACAATTGAGGGTGTAGTAGAAGATGTGTCTGAAATCATCTTGAACCTGAAAATGGTTCGTTTCAAGAAGATTGCAGATGTAGCGGATAGCAAAATTGTAGTAAGTTTATCTGGTAAGAAGGAATTCAAAGCAGGTGATATAAATGGTTCTACAGAAGCATTCGAAATCTTGAATCCGGATCACGTGATTTGTCACATGGATGAGAGTGTTAAATTCGAAATTGAATTGACAATCGAAAAAGGTCGTGGTTATGTAGCTGCTGAGGAAAATAAACCTGCTGAACAAGTATTTGGTTTTATTCCAATCGATGCAGTTTTCACTCCAATCAAGAATGTGAAGTTTTCTGTTGAAAACACTCGTGTAGAGCAAAAAACAGATTACGAGCAGTTGATTCTTGATATCGAGACTGACGGATCTATTCACCCTGAGAATGCATTGAAAGGTGCAGCTAATATCTTAATCCAACACTTCATGTTGTTCTCTGATCAGACGATGATCCTGGATACGCATGACGCAGGTGAGCCTGAGGCAGTGGATGAAGAGATGCTTCACATGAGAAAACTGTTGAAGACTGGCTTGAATGATCTCGATCTTTCGGTTAGAGCTTATAACTGTCTGAAAGCTGCTGATGTGAGAACATTGGGAGATTTGGTAAGACTGGAAATTTCTGATATGATGAAGTTCAGAAACTTTGGTAAGAAATCGTTGGCAGAGCTAGAGCAGCTTGTTGCTGATAAGAACTTAACTTTTGGCATGGATTTGTCAAAATATAAATTAGACGAGGAGTAAAAATGAGACACGGGAAGAAATTTAATCATTTAGGTAGAACTGCATCGCACAGAGGCGCGATGTTATCTAACATGGCTTCTTCTTTGATTTTGCACAAGAGAATTACAACTACTGTTGCAAAAGCAAAAGCTTTAAGAAAGTACGTAGAGCCTATCATCACCAGAGCAAAGGATGATACCACTCACTCTAGAAGAGTAGTGTTCTCTTACTTGCAAAATAAGGAATCTGTAACTGAGCTTTTCGGCAGTGTAGCTGATAAAGTTGCTAACAGACCGGGTGGTTATACTCGTATCCTTAAAACTGGTAACAGATTAGGGGATAATGCAGATATGTGTATTATGGAGTTGGTTGATTACAACGAATTGATGCTCAAGGAATCTGCTCCGGCTAAAGCTAAGACAAGAAGAAGTAGAAGAGGTAAAGGAACATCTGCAGGAGAAACTCCAGCAGTGGAAGTAGCTGCTACTGAAGAAGTAGTAGAAACTGCTCCTGAAGCACCTGAAGCTACTACAGAAGAAGCTCCTGAGAAGGAAGAGTCTTCTGATGATTCTCAAAAAGAGGATAAGCAATAATTGAAAAGATTATTATCATATAAAAGCCATCTCGATAAGTGTCGGGATGGCTTTTTTTATGTCTAAAAAATAGTAAGATTTGCGGTGAATTAATCACCGTCTTCTGAGGCTCATATGAAACTAAAACAACGCGACAAAGCTTTTTTACTCCTGGCAGATGGGAGTTATTTTGAAGGTACTTCGATAGGAAGTAAAGGCACCAGTGGTGGAGAGATCTGCTTTAATACTGGGATGACTGGTTATCAAGAGGTATATACTGACCCGTCCTACTTTGGACAGATTATCGTGAATACCAACTCACATATTGGTAACTATGGTTCGGTTGATTTTGAAATAGAATCAGACAGACCTAAAATTAATGGCCTGGTGGTGAATGAATATTCCGAGATTCATAGCCGCCACGATGGTGAGTCTACTTTGGACGAGTATTTAGAGAAAAACGGTATCGTTGGGATAGCGGACTTGGATACTAGAAAGATCGTAAAGCAAATCAGAAGTCAAGGTGCTATGAATGCCATCATTACTTCTGAGATTGATGATTTGGCTAAACTGAGAGAAGAGCTCGGGAAGGTGCCAAGTATGGATCATTTGGAGTTGTCTTCTAAAGTGACGACAAAGGAACCGTACCTACTAAACGAAGGTGGTGAATATAAGGTAGCAGTGCTGGATATTGGGTGTAAGAAGTCCATTTTGACTAATATGACCAATAGAGGTTGTGAGTTAAAGGTTTTTCCGGCGGAGACTTCATTTGCAGATTTGAAGGCTTATAACCCAGATGGCTATTTTATCTCTAATGGACCGGGTG
This is a stretch of genomic DNA from Reichenbachiella ulvae. It encodes these proteins:
- the carA gene encoding glutamine-hydrolyzing carbamoyl-phosphate synthase small subunit, yielding MKLKQRDKAFLLLADGSYFEGTSIGSKGTSGGEICFNTGMTGYQEVYTDPSYFGQIIVNTNSHIGNYGSVDFEIESDRPKINGLVVNEYSEIHSRHDGESTLDEYLEKNGIVGIADLDTRKIVKQIRSQGAMNAIITSEIDDLAKLREELGKVPSMDHLELSSKVTTKEPYLLNEGGEYKVAVLDIGCKKSILTNMTNRGCELKVFPAETSFADLKAYNPDGYFISNGPGDPAAMPYAIETVKQIMDEDKPMFGICLGHQIIALANGVSTYKMHHGHRGLNHPVKNLVTGRSEVTSQNHGFAVDKKEVEASDKLELTHINLNDNTVAGIRVKGKPVFSVQHHPEASPGPHDSRYLFDDFIQLIKKQKES
- a CDS encoding DNA-directed RNA polymerase subunit alpha; its protein translation is MSILAFQMPEKVVMEKADDFHGLFTFKPLEQGYGVTVGNALRRILLSSLEGYAITGIKIPGVLHEFSTIEGVVEDVSEIILNLKMVRFKKIADVADSKIVVSLSGKKEFKAGDINGSTEAFEILNPDHVICHMDESVKFEIELTIEKGRGYVAAEENKPAEQVFGFIPIDAVFTPIKNVKFSVENTRVEQKTDYEQLILDIETDGSIHPENALKGAANILIQHFMLFSDQTMILDTHDAGEPEAVDEEMLHMRKLLKTGLNDLDLSVRAYNCLKAADVRTLGDLVRLEISDMMKFRNFGKKSLAELEQLVADKNLTFGMDLSKYKLDEE
- the rplQ gene encoding 50S ribosomal protein L17 → MRHGKKFNHLGRTASHRGAMLSNMASSLILHKRITTTVAKAKALRKYVEPIITRAKDDTTHSRRVVFSYLQNKESVTELFGSVADKVANRPGGYTRILKTGNRLGDNADMCIMELVDYNELMLKESAPAKAKTRRSRRGKGTSAGETPAVEVAATEEVVETAPEAPEATTEEAPEKEESSDDSQKEDKQ